In Arachis hypogaea cultivar Tifrunner chromosome 17, arahy.Tifrunner.gnm2.J5K5, whole genome shotgun sequence, a single window of DNA contains:
- the LOC140180477 gene encoding uncharacterized protein: MARWRPEQRGGGATAPPSYPTLSLSRIPSPLFPFLSSFLAVGFWLWVLDYFGEKDPSSENQVYKIKVRLIKSWSLTYSELKYQKLMIELVVMDEMGDHIQCTIRNPLGRLFEGDLSDGKVYTISNFSLSLNDQKYKPTTHSHRIYFKRETQLRIIHELGFIDHSFHFVSNELILKHSNPQSHLIDVIGLITGNGDTIEFTRNGKSCVYIVVELDDMKGNGKIRCTLWEEYAKMLVKHIEDQPTYEYIIIIQFAKFNLFKGSMGVSNTNCNSILYINADFPEVKDFRKSVIMNGTYVTYGTVVAINYKSGWWYKICKHCFHALKESENSFHCVTCDTFPNSHVLRFSINLRVADELDTASFILYDKEASKYLDVSASDMRLSHVNKGGLKDEYPQELNAFVDKNFIFKISVKMEDINAFQPCKIFILKLCADNSIISKFLDKHKIYNQTGSPSIEIIGDDNTESFSTPKRGLIEAASCTKSLIDVYPDSENQSSTKSRKITVE, from the exons ATGGCGAGGTGGCGTCCTGAGCAGCGCGGCGGTGGTGCGACGGCTCCTCCCTCCTACCCGACGCTCTCCCTCTCACGGATCCCCTCTCctctcttcccctttctttcttcttttctagcTGTTGGGTTTTGGCTGTGGGTGTTGGATTATTTTGGGGAAAAGG ACCCCTCATCTGAAAATCAGGTCTATAAAATCAAAGTAAGGCTTATTAAGTCTTGGTCACTAACTTATTCTGAGCTTAAGTATCAGAAACTGATGATAGAACTGGTCGTGATGGATGAAATG GGAGATCATATTCAATGTACCATAAGGAATCCTCTTGGGAGACTATTTGAGGGTGACTTATCTGATGGCAAAGTATACACAATATCCAACTTTTCATTGTCACTGAATGATCAGAAGTACAAACCAACAACTCATTCTCATCGTATATATTTTAAGAGAGAAACTCAGCTTAGGATTATTCATGAGCTTGGCTTCATTGATCATAGTTTCCATTTCGTATCTAATGAACTGATACTCAAGCATTCCAACCCTCAGTCCCacttaattg ATGTTATTGGCTTGATTACTGGGAATGGTGACACGATTGAGTTTACAAGGAATGGCAAGAGTTGTGTATACATTGTGGTTGAACTTGATGATATGAA GGGTAATGGTAAAATTAGGTGTACTCTGTGGGAAGAGTATGCAAAGATGTTAGTTAAGCATATTGAGGATCAACCCACATatgagtatataataataattcaatttgCAAAGTTCAATCTCTTCAAGG gCTCAATGGGTGTATCTAATACAAATTGCAACTCCATTTTGTACATCAACGCTGACTTTCCAGAGGTGAAGGATTTTAGAAAGAG TGTTATAATG AATGGTACCTATGTCACATATGGGACTGTTGTTGCTATTAACTACAAGAGTGGCTGGTGGTACAAGATTTGCAAGCATTGTTTCCATGCTCTAAAGGAATCTGAGAATTCATTCCATTGTGTTACATGTGACACATTCCCAAATTCTCATGTTCTTAG ATTCAGTATAAATTTAAGAGTTGCTGATGAATTAGATACCGCCTCCTTTATACTATATGACAAAGAAGCTAGCAAATACCTTGATGTATCTGCTTCTGATATGCGCCTGTCTCATGTCAACAAG GGAGGTTTGAAGGATGAATATCCTCAGGAGCTCAATGCTTTCGTTGACAAGAACTTCATATTTAAAATTTCAGTTAAGATGGAAGATATCAATGCTTTCCAACCATGCAAAATTTTTATACTTAAGCTTTGTGCTGATAATTCAATCATCTCAAAATTTCTTGATAAACACAAGATATATAAT CAAACAGGTTCGCCTTCCATTGAGATAATTGGTGATGATAATACTGAATCATTTTCGACTCCAAAAAGGGGACTCATCGAGGCTGCTTCATGTACCAAAAGTCTTATTGATGTTTATCCAGATTCTGAGAACCAGTCATCTACTAAGTCTCGGAAGATTACTGTTGAATAA